Proteins encoded together in one Lysinibacillus sp. FSL K6-0232 window:
- a CDS encoding methyl-accepting chemotaxis protein: protein MKFLRSIQGKLIIISLALLIIPSLIIGLVSYGKAKNGMEEIGQQVIRNSVESAVQLIELANEGVERGDISLEEAQERVREAFLGPKDSEGKRPINYPGDLGEYGYIYVLDDKGTLTTHPTREGDNLWEDKDSSGNYFIREVTEKALDGGGFTEYEFELPGQEVLADKIIYSMKDPHWGWIVASGTYMQDFNEEANSLLLVIGMTLVGAIIIGTIIVILVSRHLALPVLKLSKRVREVAKGNLTVEIEHLQRSDEIGQLNDGFNEMVNQLKTLISDVEEAIVEIQSTSANLTAVAEETNAYGDEIVKAINEVSKGAVKQASDAEDTNRTATDFAQQIELLHDKNELMLDASQHMQKSNEDGLMNIDSLKEKSQESSTLIHSIQSVFSSLIVKVREIEGIVGTITEISDQTNLLALNASIEAARAGEHGKGFAVVAEEVRKLADQTSAATELVHTTLKGIERETNLVNDEMQKTHTIVRQQNDSVEVTELSFKEIKLAVEKIISIIGEMTNGVEHLNSSKNHILQSIESIATISEKNAAASEEVTASVDEQQRAIQLVSESSNDLTDEITALQESIKRFVLR from the coding sequence ATGAAGTTTTTACGTTCAATTCAGGGGAAACTAATTATTATTTCATTAGCATTATTGATTATACCGAGTTTAATAATTGGTTTAGTGAGTTATGGGAAAGCGAAAAACGGAATGGAGGAAATTGGGCAGCAGGTTATTCGTAATAGTGTTGAATCTGCTGTGCAATTAATTGAGCTAGCAAACGAAGGTGTTGAAAGGGGCGATATATCTTTAGAGGAGGCGCAGGAGAGAGTACGTGAGGCGTTTCTTGGCCCTAAAGATAGCGAGGGCAAGCGACCTATTAATTATCCTGGTGATTTAGGCGAGTATGGCTATATTTATGTGTTAGATGATAAGGGGACATTAACAACACATCCAACGCGTGAAGGGGATAATCTTTGGGAGGACAAAGATAGTAGTGGTAACTATTTTATTCGAGAGGTAACGGAAAAGGCACTTGATGGTGGCGGCTTTACAGAATATGAATTTGAGCTGCCTGGGCAGGAGGTGCTAGCAGATAAAATTATTTATTCTATGAAAGACCCGCACTGGGGATGGATTGTTGCATCAGGCACGTATATGCAAGACTTTAATGAAGAAGCGAACTCCTTGTTGCTTGTTATTGGTATGACATTAGTAGGGGCTATTATTATAGGCACTATTATTGTTATTTTAGTGTCAAGACATTTGGCATTACCAGTTCTAAAGCTATCAAAACGTGTCCGTGAAGTAGCGAAGGGAAATTTAACTGTGGAAATTGAGCATTTACAGCGTTCCGATGAAATTGGACAGTTAAATGATGGCTTTAACGAGATGGTCAATCAACTGAAAACACTCATTTCAGATGTAGAGGAAGCCATTGTAGAAATACAATCTACATCAGCAAACTTAACTGCAGTTGCAGAAGAAACAAATGCCTATGGCGATGAAATTGTTAAAGCAATCAATGAAGTATCAAAGGGTGCAGTAAAGCAAGCATCTGATGCAGAAGATACAAACCGAACAGCTACTGATTTTGCTCAGCAAATTGAATTATTGCATGATAAAAATGAATTAATGCTTGATGCCTCGCAGCATATGCAAAAGTCAAATGAAGATGGGCTTATGAATATAGATAGCTTAAAAGAGAAATCACAGGAATCTTCAACGCTTATTCACAGCATTCAATCAGTATTTAGTAGTTTAATTGTTAAAGTGCGAGAGATAGAAGGCATTGTTGGCACAATTACGGAAATCTCTGATCAAACAAATCTGCTTGCATTAAATGCATCCATTGAGGCAGCACGAGCTGGCGAGCATGGTAAAGGGTTTGCGGTTGTAGCAGAGGAGGTAAGGAAGCTTGCTGACCAAACATCAGCTGCAACAGAGCTAGTTCACACTACATTAAAGGGTATTGAAAGAGAAACAAACTTAGTAAATGATGAAATGCAAAAAACCCATACTATTGTACGTCAGCAAAATGATTCTGTGGAGGTTACAGAGTTGTCCTTTAAGGAAATTAAGCTGGCAGTGGAAAAGATTATTTCTATTATTGGAGAGATGACAAATGGTGTTGAACATTTGAATAGCTCTAAAAATCATATTCTCCAATCGATTGAAAGTATTGCAACGATTAGTGAGAAAAATGCTGCAGCCTCTGAGGAAGTAACAGCATCTGTAGATGAACAGCAACGAGCAATTCAGCTTGTTAGTGAATCTTCCAATGATTTAACAGATGAAATAACAGCGCTTCAAGAATCTATTAAGCGTTTTGTACTAAGGTAG
- a CDS encoding methyl-accepting chemotaxis protein has product MRTSKLSNKIVLMSLLMLVALLAFFIIMTVYTAKSSVNKTMGIQAVVVAENIAKYLDADDYAMLSEEPIESELYWQLREELNELREMNGVLYAYTFAVPGDDQKVRFLVDGMPADDIENSGAIGDESSSTSYKDIAKVIDDGSYYSEILHSDFGDYISGTVPLKDESGHVVAFVGVDIEATEVSSVASDVLASILPTLIVVILVLIGIVMFIMYSYINRALKPLATLGAVAESFAQGDIVKATNEVDNIQLKGNNEITVFAKAFKESLEKLKATFQTIQQRTVALQNVIHKIDTTTQNVEASNSQIADRMVEIAAGSEQQQHNNQEVVLTMNEMSIGIQRLADTTSEIAESSSMMTDLVETSVNHSQDVVSQIQSVESSVFRTANHVEEMGEKFRSIEEMVTIITSIAEQTNLLALNAAIEAARAGEAGKGFAVVADEVRKLAEMSKESADKIYMQLASFKNITARALQEMSSSTKDVQAGTEAVQHIGESLEQILQSVVEVNNKIQDDSAVIEEMSAGSEEVLATVEQMSNIAQRSAQGTKEVAAASDLQVTMVSELNEVVAILDQTSKEVIEAINTFKLS; this is encoded by the coding sequence ATGAGGACAAGTAAATTAAGCAATAAAATCGTATTAATGTCATTATTAATGCTAGTCGCTTTATTAGCCTTTTTTATTATAATGACAGTTTATACAGCAAAGTCGTCCGTGAATAAAACAATGGGTATACAGGCAGTTGTAGTTGCTGAGAATATTGCAAAATATTTAGATGCAGATGATTATGCTATGCTTTCTGAAGAACCAATAGAATCGGAATTATACTGGCAGCTACGAGAAGAGCTTAATGAATTACGTGAAATGAACGGTGTACTCTATGCTTATACTTTCGCAGTGCCGGGAGATGATCAAAAAGTTCGGTTTTTAGTAGATGGTATGCCTGCAGATGATATAGAAAATTCAGGAGCTATAGGTGATGAATCATCCTCTACATCGTATAAAGATATTGCAAAAGTAATCGATGATGGTAGTTATTATAGTGAAATTTTACATAGTGATTTTGGTGATTATATATCAGGTACCGTGCCATTAAAGGATGAGTCTGGTCATGTTGTTGCCTTTGTAGGAGTAGATATAGAAGCGACAGAGGTAAGTAGTGTGGCTAGTGATGTGCTAGCTTCGATTTTGCCTACATTAATTGTAGTCATATTAGTTTTAATCGGTATTGTAATGTTTATTATGTATAGCTACATAAACCGAGCGTTAAAGCCATTGGCAACTTTAGGAGCGGTAGCTGAAAGCTTTGCACAAGGAGATATTGTAAAGGCAACAAATGAAGTCGACAATATCCAATTGAAGGGCAACAATGAAATTACTGTTTTTGCAAAAGCTTTTAAGGAATCATTGGAAAAATTAAAAGCAACATTCCAAACAATTCAGCAAAGAACAGTCGCTCTACAAAATGTTATTCATAAAATAGATACAACAACACAAAATGTAGAAGCTTCTAACAGTCAAATTGCAGACCGTATGGTGGAAATCGCTGCTGGTAGTGAGCAGCAGCAGCACAACAATCAAGAGGTTGTATTAACGATGAATGAAATGTCGATCGGTATTCAACGTTTAGCAGATACAACGTCTGAAATTGCAGAATCATCCTCAATGATGACGGATTTAGTGGAAACAAGCGTTAATCATTCCCAAGATGTTGTATCGCAAATTCAAAGCGTAGAGTCTTCCGTGTTCCGAACGGCTAATCATGTAGAGGAAATGGGTGAAAAATTCCGTTCAATTGAAGAGATGGTAACAATTATTACAAGTATTGCTGAGCAAACAAATTTATTGGCATTAAACGCAGCCATTGAAGCAGCAAGGGCTGGGGAAGCAGGTAAGGGCTTTGCAGTAGTAGCAGACGAGGTACGTAAACTTGCAGAAATGTCAAAGGAGTCTGCTGATAAGATATACATGCAGTTAGCAAGCTTTAAAAATATTACAGCACGGGCATTGCAGGAGATGTCTAGTAGTACAAAGGATGTACAAGCAGGCACTGAAGCAGTACAGCATATTGGTGAAAGCTTAGAGCAAATCTTGCAATCTGTTGTTGAGGTAAATAATAAAATTCAAGATGACTCAGCGGTAATTGAAGAAATGTCAGCTGGCTCTGAAGAAGTATTAGCCACTGTGGAGCAGATGAGCAATATTGCACAGCGAAGTGCACAAGGCACGAAAGAGGTGGCGGCAGCCTCAGATTTACAAGTAACAATGGTTTCTGAATTAAATGAGGTGGTGGCTATTTTAGATCAAACATCAAAAGAAGTAATTGAAGCAATTAATACATTCAAATTATCATAA
- a CDS encoding YebC/PmpR family DNA-binding transcriptional regulator: MGRKWNNIKEKKASKDQSTSRIYAKFGREIYVAAKSGEPDPESNRALKVVLERAKTYSVPKHIIEKAIDKAKGGGDESFDELRYEGFGPAGTMIIVDALTNNVNRTASDVRAAFGKNNGNMGVSGSVAYMFDSTAVIGLEGKTADEVLEILMEADIDARDILEEEETVIIYAEPDQFFATQEALKAAGVEEFTVAELSMLPQTEVTLTGDDVAKFEKLIDALEDLEDVQNVFHNADLGE, encoded by the coding sequence ATGGGTCGTAAGTGGAATAATATTAAAGAAAAGAAAGCGTCTAAAGATCAAAGCACAAGCCGTATTTATGCCAAATTTGGGCGTGAAATTTATGTGGCAGCTAAATCAGGCGAACCAGATCCAGAGTCAAACCGTGCACTGAAAGTAGTGCTTGAGCGTGCAAAAACATACAGTGTCCCTAAACATATTATAGAAAAGGCAATTGATAAAGCTAAAGGAGGCGGTGATGAAAGCTTCGATGAATTACGCTACGAAGGCTTTGGGCCAGCAGGTACAATGATTATTGTGGATGCCCTAACAAACAATGTGAATCGTACAGCATCTGATGTTCGTGCAGCATTTGGTAAAAATAACGGCAATATGGGTGTAAGTGGCTCTGTAGCGTATATGTTCGACTCAACGGCTGTTATTGGCTTAGAAGGTAAAACGGCTGATGAAGTTCTAGAGATTCTTATGGAAGCAGATATTGATGCTCGTGATATTTTAGAAGAAGAGGAAACAGTTATTATTTATGCAGAGCCTGACCAATTCTTTGCGACACAAGAAGCATTAAAGGCTGCGGGTGTTGAAGAATTTACAGTAGCAGAGTTGTCAATGCTACCACAAACAGAGGTAACATTAACAGGTGATGATGTAGCCAAATTTGAAAAATTAATTGATGCATTAGAAGATTTAGAGGATGTACAAAACGTTTTCCATAATGCTGATTTAGGTGAATAA
- a CDS encoding low molecular weight protein-tyrosine-phosphatase — protein sequence MIRVLFVCLGNICRSPMAEAVMRDLVEKEHLTDKIEVDSAATSAWHIGEPPHKGTQDKLSEFGISTKGMQGRQLQRIDLEQFTYIIGMDDSNVRNIRTMLGNPDSPKIFRFLDLTEHRKDVPDPYYTGDFQETYELVLEGCQALLAKIKQEQLLG from the coding sequence ATGATTCGGGTACTTTTCGTATGTTTGGGTAATATATGTCGTTCGCCAATGGCAGAGGCAGTGATGCGTGATTTAGTGGAGAAAGAGCATTTGACGGATAAAATCGAAGTGGATTCTGCTGCTACAAGTGCATGGCATATAGGTGAGCCTCCTCATAAAGGAACACAGGATAAGCTCAGCGAATTTGGTATTTCTACAAAGGGCATGCAAGGGCGACAATTGCAAAGAATTGATCTTGAGCAGTTCACATATATTATTGGGATGGATGACAGCAATGTTCGCAATATCCGAACGATGCTAGGCAATCCTGATTCACCAAAGATTTTTCGCTTTTTAGATTTAACAGAGCATCGTAAGGACGTTCCTGATCCTTACTACACAGGAGATTTTCAAGAAACCTATGAGCTAGTTTTAGAGGGCTGTCAGGCATTATTAGCAAAAATTAAACAAGAACAGCTGCTAGGTTAG
- a CDS encoding lysophospholipid acyltransferase family protein, translating into MYKLAANIVKVILKLMGSKARVYGEENLPKDGGFIIACTHTGYVDILNLGVAMYPREVHFMAKKQLFDMKGLGWLVKHLNAFPVDRDNPGPSVIKIPSQLLKEGKIVGIFPSGTRNAEGTDLKQGAITIAQLAKAQIVPAAYVGARNAGDVLKRGKGYLIYGEPFYVTGKGKEGREQFTQHLEHELVALTEELQKRIAAK; encoded by the coding sequence GTGTATAAATTAGCAGCGAATATTGTCAAAGTAATTTTAAAACTAATGGGCTCAAAAGCTCGTGTATATGGAGAAGAAAACTTACCGAAAGATGGTGGGTTTATTATTGCTTGTACACATACAGGCTATGTTGATATTTTAAACCTTGGGGTAGCAATGTATCCAAGGGAAGTGCACTTTATGGCGAAGAAGCAATTATTTGATATGAAGGGTCTTGGCTGGTTAGTTAAGCATTTAAACGCCTTTCCAGTAGATCGTGATAATCCAGGTCCAAGCGTTATTAAAATACCCTCACAGCTATTAAAGGAGGGAAAAATCGTAGGGATTTTCCCCTCTGGTACACGCAATGCAGAAGGAACGGATTTAAAGCAAGGAGCCATTACTATTGCACAACTAGCAAAGGCTCAAATTGTGCCAGCAGCTTATGTAGGTGCACGTAATGCTGGAGATGTGTTAAAGCGTGGGAAGGGCTATTTAATCTATGGCGAGCCGTTTTATGTAACAGGTAAAGGTAAAGAAGGTCGCGAACAATTTACACAGCACCTTGAGCACGAACTGGTTGCTTTAACAGAAGAATTGCAAAAGCGTATTGCAGCAAAATAA
- a CDS encoding putative RNA methyltransferase has product MGALSKRAIGAALMEQHIALFACPICQSAMHVYEQGRLVCSANHSFDIAKQGYVNMLTHGATSKYSKDLFESRKAVIDSGIYDAIEAKIAELLASANTILDTGCGEGSHLARIMAEKSTGIGVGIDIAKEGIVAAARHYPKQIWCVGDLAKSPFAQASFDAILNILSPANYEEFKRLLAPGGCVIKVVPQSGYLQELRAQLYADSSKETYSNEQIVARFQESFREAYVERITYTLPLAEELVPALLEMTPMGWHKKGDAAIMLNTITIDVDLLLGRV; this is encoded by the coding sequence ATGGGAGCACTTTCTAAACGTGCGATAGGAGCAGCATTAATGGAGCAGCATATTGCTCTTTTCGCTTGTCCAATTTGTCAAAGCGCTATGCATGTCTATGAGCAGGGCAGACTTGTTTGCTCTGCTAATCATTCTTTTGATATTGCTAAGCAAGGCTATGTCAATATGCTGACGCATGGTGCTACGTCAAAATATAGTAAAGATTTATTTGAATCTCGCAAGGCTGTCATTGATAGTGGTATTTATGATGCGATAGAGGCGAAAATTGCTGAACTTCTTGCGTCTGCGAATACCATTCTTGATACTGGCTGTGGAGAAGGGTCACATTTAGCCCGTATTATGGCTGAAAAAAGTACAGGTATTGGCGTTGGCATTGATATTGCGAAGGAAGGAATTGTAGCTGCTGCTCGTCACTATCCTAAGCAAATTTGGTGTGTTGGTGATTTAGCGAAAAGTCCTTTTGCTCAAGCGAGCTTTGATGCGATTTTAAATATTTTATCACCTGCTAATTATGAGGAATTTAAACGACTTCTTGCCCCTGGTGGCTGTGTCATTAAAGTTGTGCCACAAAGCGGCTATTTACAGGAGCTTCGTGCACAATTATATGCGGATTCCAGCAAGGAAACGTATTCCAACGAACAAATTGTGGCGCGTTTCCAGGAGAGTTTTCGTGAGGCTTATGTAGAACGGATTACCTATACATTGCCACTTGCGGAGGAGCTTGTACCAGCATTGCTAGAAATGACACCGATGGGCTGGCATAAAAAAGGTGATGCAGCAATTATGTTAAATACTATTACAATTGATGTAGATTTATTGCTAGGAAGGGTTTAG
- a CDS encoding MATE family efflux transporter has translation MANTLKATNKLSLFHLTWPIFLEVFLFMLMGLADTFMLSALSDNAVSGVGAANQYIHIAILILEVVGNGASIVVSQYLGSRRFYEAAKISALAITMNLALGFLMSLMFLLFSSRLMTMMNLQGEVLQYAQSYLVIIGSFIFLQAIINALAAIIRVHGWTKQTMYVSLGMNVLHVVLNYGLIFGNLGLPELGVEGAAISSVISRGVAVLVFFWLLYQAMEVRIKLRYYFEYSKEYVRKILNIGLPSAFEQVLYQFCQIIFLYYATYLGAETLAARQYAMNISMFTYLFAIAIGTGTAIIIGRAVGAGQKEEAYRQLWLSVRTAFVFTMIMVTLVTLFRKQLMHIFTDNPEVIAIGAAVLALSIVLETGRTMNIVIINSLRASGDARFPVKIGFLSMLCISVPLGYVLVFILDLGLVGIWLAISTDEWLRAILVYFRWKSRKWERFALVSPNEQKEA, from the coding sequence TTGGCAAATACATTGAAAGCAACGAATAAGTTGAGCTTATTTCATTTAACATGGCCGATTTTTTTAGAGGTCTTTTTATTTATGTTAATGGGACTAGCCGATACTTTTATGCTTAGTGCTTTATCAGATAATGCTGTATCAGGTGTTGGTGCAGCCAATCAATATATCCATATTGCTATCTTAATTCTTGAGGTGGTAGGAAATGGTGCATCTATTGTTGTTTCACAATATTTAGGGTCAAGACGCTTTTATGAAGCCGCAAAAATTTCTGCTTTAGCGATCACGATGAATTTAGCTCTTGGGTTTTTAATGAGCTTGATGTTCCTGTTATTTTCTAGTCGTTTAATGACAATGATGAACTTGCAGGGAGAGGTGCTTCAATATGCACAAAGCTATTTAGTTATTATTGGTAGCTTTATTTTTTTACAGGCGATTATTAATGCACTTGCAGCAATTATTCGTGTGCATGGTTGGACAAAACAAACGATGTATGTATCATTAGGCATGAATGTCCTGCATGTCGTATTAAATTATGGCCTTATTTTTGGGAATTTAGGCTTGCCAGAGCTAGGTGTAGAGGGTGCAGCAATCTCCTCTGTTATTAGCCGTGGGGTAGCTGTATTGGTATTTTTCTGGCTGCTGTATCAAGCTATGGAAGTACGTATAAAACTGCGCTATTATTTCGAATACTCAAAGGAATATGTACGGAAAATTTTAAATATTGGTTTACCCTCTGCATTTGAACAAGTGCTGTATCAGTTTTGTCAAATTATCTTTTTATATTATGCCACATATTTAGGTGCAGAAACGTTAGCAGCTCGTCAATATGCAATGAATATTTCTATGTTTACCTATTTATTTGCGATCGCTATTGGTACAGGGACAGCGATTATTATTGGACGTGCGGTTGGTGCAGGGCAAAAGGAGGAGGCTTATCGACAGCTATGGCTAAGTGTACGTACAGCGTTTGTGTTTACAATGATTATGGTAACGCTTGTAACACTTTTCCGAAAGCAACTTATGCATATTTTTACCGATAATCCTGAGGTTATCGCAATCGGTGCAGCTGTGTTAGCTTTAAGTATTGTGCTTGAAACAGGGCGTACAATGAATATTGTTATTATTAACTCTTTACGCGCTTCAGGCGATGCAAGGTTTCCTGTGAAAATTGGCTTTCTATCTATGCTTTGTATAAGTGTTCCACTTGGCTATGTCCTTGTTTTTATACTAGATTTAGGCTTGGTAGGTATTTGGCTAGCTATCTCAACAGATGAATGGTTACGTGCAATTCTTGTATACTTTAGATGGAAAAGCCGTAAATGGGAACGCTTTGCACTTGTTTCACCTAATGAACAGAAGGAGGCGTAG
- a CDS encoding tyrosine-protein phosphatase encodes MKQLDIKAVPFEAVYNFRDMGGYKTRDGRSVKNGLFYRSAALGKMTVADKELFETLGIKTIFDYRDPQEVQSNPNPVFPHTHYIQIPAKGKQAFEMPTNTGASNFYKDISADMFRDFYAQMPFGNPSFQKLMQTIQNPDDLGLVHHCAVGKDRTGIGSALILLALDVPEETIMEDYLATNVYLRPMVEKMLQVIQHQSNDRELQQFNALMSAREEYLQTAFDAMEHQYGSKAVYLEQEFGLTTAKRVQLQSFCLI; translated from the coding sequence ATGAAACAGTTAGATATAAAGGCTGTACCATTTGAGGCGGTCTATAATTTTCGAGATATGGGTGGCTATAAAACAAGGGATGGTCGGTCAGTAAAAAATGGTTTATTTTATCGTTCAGCAGCACTCGGTAAAATGACAGTAGCAGATAAAGAGTTATTTGAAACGTTAGGTATTAAAACAATTTTTGATTATCGTGATCCACAAGAGGTACAAAGTAATCCAAATCCTGTTTTTCCTCATACACATTATATTCAAATACCTGCAAAGGGCAAGCAGGCATTCGAAATGCCGACAAACACGGGAGCTAGCAATTTTTATAAAGATATAAGTGCTGATATGTTTCGCGATTTCTATGCACAAATGCCCTTTGGCAATCCATCCTTTCAGAAGCTCATGCAAACAATTCAAAATCCTGATGATTTAGGTCTTGTTCATCACTGTGCGGTTGGTAAAGATCGAACAGGTATCGGTAGCGCCCTTATTTTACTTGCTTTAGATGTTCCTGAGGAAACGATTATGGAGGACTACCTAGCGACGAATGTCTATTTGCGTCCAATGGTTGAGAAAATGTTACAGGTTATTCAACATCAGTCTAATGACCGAGAATTACAGCAATTCAATGCATTAATGTCTGCACGTGAGGAATATTTACAGACCGCATTTGATGCAATGGAACATCAATATGGCTCAAAGGCAGTTTATTTAGAGCAGGAGTTTGGACTAACAACTGCTAAGCGTGTACAGCTGCAATCTTTCTGCTTAATCTAA